The following are from one region of the Vitis riparia cultivar Riparia Gloire de Montpellier isolate 1030 chromosome 9, EGFV_Vit.rip_1.0, whole genome shotgun sequence genome:
- the LOC117921516 gene encoding F-box/LRR-repeat protein 3: MEDTCVDLPSECWELIFDHLHRHHHQFLEPVSLVCKSFLSLSNPLLLSLTLSPHTISVLPRLLLRFQRLKTIVAEEFCGDLDALLSQIARSHLSLQSLHLSKQKSAPLEGLRQLGSTMKSLKSLKCYNFGRLCDGDLIEISNSLPWLEELDISYPTVEETGESEGHITDAGIEAMSKKLRELRKIDISGFAISNSANLVSVSVNRLDLNSSLFRSSLQTIENSFICARALSVIEFSSMVISDALLCSIAKAHLPLKKLALSHCQNFTLLGISSILHAHQFLSELDLRGAYFLTDQCMKDLSGYLSNVTSINLAACSKLTNSTFFILTKSCSSLTEIKMERTNLGEEDHVVDLVKNTRIRSLKLAGNERMSDDSLSKFASVCPNLQLLDVSFCAGITGGGIAEILKSCDDVRHLEVNFCVGVKSFGADSKLSKLGVLKAAGSGICDEGLVMVGQTCPWLLHLDLRGCSGVSTKGVKEIVRSCKGLREINIKGCLDLNAKFVARMVFSRPSLRKIILPIGFFPGYNQRDFLLRHGCLVCCS, from the exons ATGGAGGACACATGTGTCGATTTGCCAAGCGAATGTTGGGAACTCATATTCGATCACCTCCATCGCCACCACCATCAATTCTTGGAACCGGTTTCTCTTGTCTGCAAGAGCTTTCTCTCCCTCTCCAACCCACTTCTCCTTTCCTTAACCCTCTCTCCTCACACTATCTCGGTCCTTCCAAGACTCCTCCTTAGGTTCCAGCGCCTGAAAACCATAGTCGCTGAGGAATTTTGCGGCGACCTCGATGCTCTTCTCTCCCAAATTGCCCGATCCCACTTGAGCCTTCAGTCCCTCCATCTCTCCAAGCAGAAATCGGCTCCACTGGAGGGTCTTCGGCAACTGGGTTCCACGATGAAGAGCTTGAAGTCTCTGAAATGCTACAATTTTGGGCGTTTATGCGATGGGGATTTGATTGAGATATCGAATTCTTTGCCATGGCTTGAAGAATTGGATATCAGTTATCCCACTGTCGAAGAAACAGGGGAAAGTGAAGGGCATATCACAGATGCTGGGATTGAGGCGATGTCTAAAAAGTTAAGGGAGTTGAGGAAGATTGACATTTCCG GTTTTGCCATCTCTAATAGTGCCAACTTGGTTTCCGTTTCGGTGAATCGACTGGACCTCAATTCTTCTCTTTTCCGGTCTTCCTTGCAGACCATTGAGAATTCCTTCATTTGTGCCAGAGCTTTATCTGTGATTGAATTTTCGAGTATGGTTATTTCTGATGCCCTTCTTTGTTCCATTGCCAAAGCACATCTTCCATTGAAGAAGCTTGCACTCTCCCATTGCCAGAATTTCACATTACTGGGGATCTCTTCGATTTTGCATGCACACCAATTTCTGAGTGAATTAGACCTTCGTGGGGCATATTTCCTTACCGACCAGTGTATGAAGGATTTGTCTGGGTATCTCTCAAATGTAACCTCTATAAACCTTGCTGCATGCTCTAAGCTGACCAATTCAACCTTCTTTATCCTCACAAAAAGCTGCTCCTCACTCACAGAAATCAAAATGGAGAGAACAAATCTAGGGGAAGAGGATCATGTCGTGGATTTAGTGAAGAATACTCGAATCAGGTCTTTGAAATTGGCTGGGAATGAGCGAATGAGCGATGACTCTCTTAGCAAGTTTGCATCTGTCTGCCCAAATTTGCAGCTGCTTGATGTGAGCTTTTGTGCTGGTATTACAGGAGGAGGCATTgcagaaattttgaaaagttgtgATGATGTTAGGCATTTGGAGGTAAACTTCTGTGTAGGTGTTAAGAGTTTTGGTGCAGATTCAAAACTTTCCAAATTGGGGGTTTTGAAAGCAGCAGGTTCGGGGATTTGTGATGAAGGGCTGGTAATGGTTGGACAGACATGTCCTTGGCTCCTGCATTTGGACTTGCGGGGTTGTTCTGGAGTGTCAACAAAAGGAGTGAAGGAAATAGTGAGGAGCTGCAAGGGATTGAGGGAGATCAACATCAAAGGATGTCTTGATCTGAATGCCAAGTTTGTAGCTAGGATGGTTTTCTCAAGGCcttcattaaggaaaataatactACCAATTGGTTTTTTTCCAGGTTATAACCAGAGGGATTTTCTCCTGCGCCATGGATGTTTAGTTTGTTGTAGTTAG